CGTAAATCCCTTCTTCATCCCGGATGTAACGGGCAACAGAAATAATGTGCAAGTCAACGAACGGGATATCACGTACTAAGGAATTGATAATCGATCCTTTTGTGATTTGTTCCCAACGACTATGGGCCGTCTGGCCGAGAACGATCTGTGTAATGTTATGGTCTCTAGCTACTTCTGCAATGACTTTGGAAATAGGGCGACTTTCATTATCCTTGATAATAAATTGTGCGGATTCATGAGAATTAGCGAACTTCTTCCATTGTTCAATATAAAGTACCTTCTCGGCATCGAGTTCATCGAACGGCTTTGGATCAATTGTCAGTATATAGAGTGGGGCCTGGAGCATGTTAGCGATCTTACAACCACGCTTGATTAGCCTCTCTCCATTTGGTCCATAATAAACGCAGACAAGAATACTTTCGTTATACAAATTATTCATTTTTGACTATTTCACCTCAAGTTTAATAGTAAGGCTCCTTTAAACTATGTAAGACTATAATTGATGTTAACCAAAGAGTCAAACCCTAATTAAGACAATAAGATTGATAAAACTCATTAGTGGGGAGGAGTACTTTGATTACGTTCTATAGCTTTGTTTTTCTTCCGTTTATTTTCGCGTTGCTTGTCCCCTTCTTGTATAAGTATTTGAATCGCCAAGTACACACGGGGTGGTTTGTATTATTAGTACCACTAACCATCTTTATCTACCTGCTGAAATATATACCTGGCGTAGCATCTGGGACAACATTTGAATATACCTTGTCATGGATTCCGAGCTTCGGGATTAGTATTACGTCCTACATTGATGGTCTCGGATTACTATTCGCTCTACTTATTACGGGTGTCGGAACCTTAGTTATCATTTATTCTATC
The window above is part of the Paenibacillus lutimineralis genome. Proteins encoded here:
- a CDS encoding universal stress protein, whose protein sequence is MNNLYNESILVCVYYGPNGERLIKRGCKIANMLQAPLYILTIDPKPFDELDAEKVLYIEQWKKFANSHESAQFIIKDNESRPISKVIAEVARDHNITQIVLGQTAHSRWEQITKGSIINSLVRDIPFVDLHIISVARYIRDEEGIYEKGVRAYLMKDGDKYQLSFNHDKDTVYEGIFFKEVDTDFDNGIFRFMKDAETLQVLVTDGTVTELKNVDVQPAMNLDNVEE